The region caatgctgctgtgtttggtggtccctacgtaGACTTCTTGTccgcagctgcatggtatacggtagactcctgcagaggtgagcagatccctcttgtcctttgctgtatatggcatttgttggattttcttagcaggtctgtagatagtttgtgggTTGCATTTCTTCATGAGTTTTCCTATGCAATCAGTGGTTCCCTTCATGCATGGCAAGGACACATTTCCTCTGGGTGGACCACttgaacaaccaccatgtcagactacatagggaagccattaaaatccacaagaagcatgtggacaatttcaacagaaagtaggaaaccatgaaaatgaacacaatctggctaccagtacagtagagtctcacttatccaacataaacgggccggcagaatgttggataagcaaatatgttggataataaggagggattaaggaaaagcctattaaacatcaaattaggttatgattttacaaattaagcaccaaaacatcatgttatacaacaaatttgacagaaaaagtagttcaatacgcagtaatgctagcttatgattaaaactggcttttAAGCTGCGTTTTTGAATAAACCAGTCCCCAATACCAAAAGTCAGATTAATGCTCCTTTCTCCGCACAGGTCCCTCTTTCCATAATAATTTGGACATCCGTCTACCTCTCCATCGGTCTAGAAACATTTGCACTTTGTCCTTgaccccaaagcactttagaactatattTTTGCACTTTAATCAAGTggcccctccaccaacctggttgatccattattctattctattttaatttgattttaattgttaattGAGTTTTTGATGGTCTATCGCATTGTTTgcttaaggtaactgtttgtataattgtcgattttactgtattttatcgtaacatgttttaactgttttacctgTTTGTATTTTCAGGCTAGCTGCCCCGGGTcccagccgggagatggtggcgggatagaaaaataaaattacttacatatttacttactaatgctatgtagtaattactgtatttacgaatttagtacagtagtgtctcacttatccaacataaacgggccggcagaatgttggataaatgaatatcttggataataaggagggattaaggaaaagcctattaaacatcaaattaggttatgattttacaaattaagcaccaaaacatcatgttatacaacaaatttgtcagaaaaagtagttcaataggcagtaatgttatgttgtaattactgtatttacgaatttagcaccaaaatatcacgatatattgaaaacattgactacaaaaatggcttggataatccagaggcttggataagtgaggcttggataagtgagactctactgtacttacttactaatgctatgtagtaattactgtatttacgaatttagcaccaaaatatcacaatattgaaaacattgactacaaaaatgtgttggataatccagaccgttggataagtgaatgttagataagtgagactctactgtattttaaaaaaaaactcttaaaatcaagacagtaaacaaagaacaacgctcagaaaacattggaattccagacaggaaacaatcagggccagctaacacctcccaacaaagggtccacacagcaggaagcagccaggccttgaagctgagaggcttttcaatgctgatcaagttgattaattgcaacattcacacttgcctccagcagaccagagttctttctgccaCTCCAGCCACGTCACGcgctctcggcctcagaggaaatCCCCGGCTTCCAACTTTCCGGAAGAAGCCTTGCCAAGGAAGAAGCCTCCGCGCCGGCAGAGGGCGCAGACGGTACGAGACGCTCTATCCCGCTCCGCTCGTTGGCCCTCGCTGGGAGCGGAAGTGACACGCACTCTGGGCTTGTTTACTACCGAAGCTTCCGGTTCCGGTTTTGGCCGCGAGAGGAGAGGCGAGCGGAATCTGTCGCTCCGTGTGCTGTCTTTGCCGCCGCCATCATGTCGGGCTCCAGCAGCGCCCTCATGAAGCAGCCGCCCATCCAGTCCACGGCGGGGGCCGTCCCCGTCCGAAACGAGAAAGGTGAGGGCATGGCCACGTCCAGAAGGCCCCGGGAGGCCTGCTTCTGCTGCGCCGCCATGGGCTCAAGGGCCTTCTCCTTCCTGGACTCCGGCTTATGAGgtgctttgaacttcaactcccagaattcctaacagccttctggctgttagttgaagtccaaaacacctggagggagggccgaagttggcccatgccacaAGCTCTGAGCATACCTGCCATAGAAGCAgattaaacgtcaggagagaatgcttctggaatatcgcCATgcagccagaaaactcacagcaaccctacaaGGTGTTGGGTTTTgaccctacatggtttgagtccaggttaccttcAGGATCGCCTTCTCTCGTATAATCCGCTGCTTTGGACACTGAGGTCGTTTGGGGGGTGGTTGCGCCAACCAGGcaaaacccaactggcaactgtcacccagaggaccttgtcattggctgccccaagactgtggaacgacctacCAGAAGAACTCCGACAGCagtcggaatttaagacacaataaataataataataagtttaatgtgttgtcgaaggctttcatggccgggatcacagggttgttgtatgtctttcgggctgtgtggccatgttctagaagtattctctcctgacgtttcgcccacatctatggcaggcatcctcagaggttgtgaggtatggataaactaagtaaggaaaggaaagaatatatatctgtgtagagtccagggtgtggcaagagtcctttgtcactgggagccagcattaatgtttcagttaatcaccctaattagcattggaaatgttttgtctcttgcctgggggcatcctttgttcagttaaccctcagagtgttggttctcaCGTGGTCCAGATCTGACCAGCTGGTTAGAACCCCTTCAGTTGTGAGTAGGGGTCAGACAGCTCCCCTAATGGGCCTGGATTtcaattccaataataataaaaacaacaacaacaaacaactttatttttgtatgccgtctccatctccccaacagggactcggagcggctcacatggggccaagcccatcatatcatataacatcataaaatgaatAGTTAAGACAAGCATAACGATAAAAACtaattaaacaagtcataatttaaataaaacataattaaaacaaagatattaaaacaatcatttaAGGCATTCAAAGTCTAGTATAGCACAACAATACGGGTGACAGTCATCATCTGCTGCCTTGCCTCCTTAATGTCACCAATATTTTAAGCTGGTCATGCTGAGTTCggcccagatccattgttggggAGAGTCACAGGGCACTCTGGATGCggggtgaactgcaacttccatcatccacTGTCATTGccccccaaaccccgccagtatttaaggttggtcatgatgggtctgtgtgccaagtttggtccagatccatcattagtggagttcacagtgctctctggaggtgAGAGTCATTGTGGAAAACAGATAAACAGATACATATAatgataaatatttttaattttattatatagatggatagatagatgatttggtgaccccctttctttttctgctttgcATCTGCAGGGGAGATCTCCATGGAGAAGGTGAAGGTGAAGCGCTATGTCTCGGGGAAGCGCCCGGACTATGCGCCCATGGAGTCctcggatgaggaggaggaggagttccAGTTCATCAAGAAGGCCAAGGAGCAGGAACAGGAGCctgaggagcaggaggaggagctgGCCAGCGACCCCCGTCTTCGCCGCCTCCAGAACCGCATCTCGGAGGACGTGGAGGAAAGGTTGGCGCGGCACCGGAAGATCGTGGAACCGGAGGTGATGGGGGAGAGTGACTCCGAAGTGGAAGGAGAGGCCTGGCACGTGGAGCGAGAGGACAccagtgaggaggaagaggaggaagtggaTGACGAGGTACTGGGCAGCTTGAGTTGCGTTGCACGCTCTTTCTTAGCAGAAGAAAGAAGCCCTCATcttgagagggagggagagagagagagagagagagagagagagagagagatgttatatatatctatatagttTTTTAATTGAGCATTTCCATTTTGTACAATACAAGAAGGGGAAGGGCaaagcagaaaagaaagaaaaagttaacAAAATAacgagagaaaaagagggagggggggagttACTATTAGAAAGTTAAATCATTATAAATATCAAGTATATTGcaaaaagagaggaaatgaaGACAGGAAGAAGAGACAATTGTCagtgtacaaaattattattaataatttttaacaccAATTACAATTACAAGAATTACCTAAAATATCCCAAACACCGTGTATCCACTATATCAAAGAGAGGAGTAATATTGCTACCAAACGTCAAGTCCAATGGTCGTATCTTCTTCAAGATTTATCACACAGTCttccagtctctctctctctccccccccccccagctcttcCCCATTAAAAGTTTatcttcaatattattattagcagaaaCCTTGTTGAAGTTTGCAAAATCTGAGAACTAGAGTTGTTCTGGATGCCAGGTCTTTGGCCATCCGCAGGTGCAGTGTATGGCTCACCCGCAAGAGACATCATGGCCGAGACCCCCCAGCCTTTTCTCAGCCACTTTAGAAACGTTTCTTGCCATTGGGTTACATAGCCCAACCCAAAAAGtattcttggtttttaggcctggtCCTAGGGTTCTTTGGAGCACTTATTCAGAAAATTCGATAGACTGCATCAACTGTAGTTTCTCATATATGGTTataatgattttctatgggcaagcagttGGCAACTAGTTGTTAGCATATGTTCTATACctgaaaaactagagctgataggggaaaatggCTGCTATTTTTGGAATCGGCCTCTCaagtatacccagaaacaggtataACATTtgtggcaccaaaatgtgtgttggccagtgtaattgaTTCCTCTGGGCTTGCATGATTTTCCCTGAATGGAAATCCCTGGGCAGGTCTCACacgttcctgcctgcctgccactGCAGATCTTCTCTATGGAGAACCAAGGGCTACGCCAGCTGAGAACCAGAAGCTGCCACTTGACAGAAGCCTGCCAGAGCATTGCTTTCTTTTCTGTTCTGACCAGAGATGCTTCTCCCTGAGGCAGCCATACAAGTagatttcatttcttcttttttgataGGAAATTGAGCGCCGCCGTAGCATGATGCGCCAGCGGGCTGAGGAACGGAAAAACGAGGAGTTGGAAGTGATGGAGGTGGAAGACGAGGGTCGCTCTGGGGAGGAGTCTGAATCAGAGTCTGAATACGAGGAATACACAGATAGCGAGGATGAAACGGAGCCGCGCCTCAAGCCGGTCTTCATTCGCAAGCAAGTATTGTCTCTGCaaggcggaggggggggggggggggtttggagaACCGAAGCCTGGAGGTGCCTGGCGCttgatgattgtttaatattttaattatgtctattttaaatcatgacttgttattttgttttttaaatgcattctttgatgtcttaactgttgtttttatgatattatatgattgtattgggcttgtccctgtgtgagCCActcccgagtccccattggggagatggaggcggcatacaaaaataaaattattattattattatattatggcacagcaaacaagatagatatgctggatttcgtatcacaaaatcacaagtcgaacacttcccaagtgtctaggactgtgtgatgtattttcggatgatgatgatgatttaatcTACCAGTCAGTGAATCTGGGATTCCTGCTTAGTAGGTTTTAGGAGAAGActttgtatgtatttatttatttatttacagcatttatattccgcccttctcaccccgaaggggactcagggcggatcacattacacatataggcaaacattaaatgccttttaacatagaacaaagacaagacaaacataggcttcgagcgggcctcgaactcatgacctcctggtcagagtgattcattgcagctggttgcagctggcttgctctccagcatgcaccacagcccgggtagAGCCCTTTGTAGAGCGTCCGTAGCTCACCAGAAATGCCTTTTGCAGGAAGGACAGAGTCACAGTTCAGGAACGGGAGGCGGAAACCCAGAAGCagaaggagctggagctggaggccAAGCGGATGGCCGAAGAGAGGCGCAAGTACACACTGAAGGTATTTGAAGAGAGGCATTCGGGTGCAGGTGCCACAGCATGAAGGGGCGGGTGGTTGGATTCCAAAAGATTCACTGTTTGTCATCTTGTCAGATTGTCGAAGAGGAAACCAAGAAAGAGCTGGAGGAGAACAGACGCTCTTTAGCAGCCCTTGATGCTCTGGACACTGATGATGAAAACGACGAGGAAGAATATGAGGCATGGAAAGTGCGGGAGTTGAAGCGCATCAAGCGGGACCGCGAGGAGCGCGAGGCGTAAGTCATCCCCGACCTGAAGCACATCTGGAGGCCCCATCCAAGGACAGGAGAGGGAGGTGGGACCCATAGGCGGGGGCTTGTATCTTTTGGGACTGAGCAAAAAGGAGACTGAGTAGATGACGCAGGGAGAAGGCAATCTGGTTTTCTCTTTGAGGCATGATGACCAGAACTGTGCACAGTATGCCATGTATGGCTGTACCACAGATTTACAGGCAGGGATCATGATACTGCCAGTTTTTGTTTTGGATGGTCCAGAGGCAGTGTGTGCATGCATTTTAAAATCTGCCCCTGCCTGCTCAAAGGCTGCTCCCTGCCTCTTGGCACTGCTGGATGGGACAGATCATTCTCCCACCCAGAACATGGAGAGTGGAGACAACCACCTGCCTCGTTCTTTTTTTGTGCCATCCAGGTTGGAGAAGGAGAAGGCAGAGATCGAGCGCGTGCGGAACCTGACGGAAGAGGAACGGCGCGCAGAACTCCGGGCCAACGGCAAGGTCATCACCAACAAGGCCGTGAAGGGCAAATACAAATTCCTGCAGAAGTACTACCACCGGGGAGCCTTCTTCATGGTGAGTAGGAATGCCCTCAATGCCTCTGGGCAAATCCAAGCTCAGAAGAGAAGGCCGGGAGGAAACTCTACCAGGCATCTCCTACCAGGGTCCTGTGGCCCCGCtcctgcccttccttccttccctgaagAAAATCTGTTTGAGCAAAGCATTCTCATTCCAAGGCACCTTTAAGGCCAATGACCCTTGCTAGACATGTTGCCAGAGCATCTCCATCCATCAGGTCCACTTACCCTTTGCTCTCCTTTCCAGGACGAAGACGAGGATGTCTACAAGAGGGACTTCAGTGCCCCGACCCTGGAAGACCACTTCAACAAGACAATCCTGCCCAAAGTCATGCAGGTATGTGCAAAGGAGGTAGTATTTGAACTGCTGGGTTTGGTGTCATTGATAGCTTTGCTTCTGCACATGAAGTCCGGTGTAACCAGAGTCTGCATCTTGTAGCAGTCAAGAATCTCCCTGGCTCAATACCCTTCTGATGCTTCTTCTTTTCTGCAGGTGAAGAACTTTGGGCGCTCTGGGCGAACCAAGTACACTCACCTGGTGGACCAGGACACAACTTCCTTTGACTCGGCCTGGGGACAGGAGAGCGCACAGAACACCAAGTTCTTCAAGCAGAAGGCCGCTGGCGTGCGGGATGTCTTCGACAGACCCTCGGCCAAGAAGCGGAAGGCCACCTGAGTGGCACACTTCTCTATCAATGTGGAGCCTTTGCCCTCAGTGTGGCTTGGGACTACAGAGTTCGATTTAGACCCAGAATATTTCTCATTTGCAGAGACACAGCCCCTTTTATcaccttcctccctctttcaatAACACCCCTTTTGGTATATAACTCTCCGTCTACTATACCATTTTCCCCTTGGCAACCACAAGGATTTCCTGTTTTTATGGAGTACTGCTAAGAGGGAGGTGGCATGAAAGAAAAACATCTCTATTAAAGTTATTTCTTACCAAGATATGGCTGTGTTATAGGACCTGTCTCTTGGAATGTGTGGGAGACACGTTAGTCATGAACGCTAGTCTTTGCTTAAGAAACTTTATCAGCAGGCATGGAGAAGTGCTCTGGAGGCAGCACCGGCTGGTAGGTAGAATCCAGCCAAAGGCCTGGCCCTGACAACTATTTACATTAAAAGGATTGCTTGAAAGTCCAGGACCATAAACTGCTTTGAGTAGTCAGAGCAGCCTCCATGGTGCC is a window of Anolis carolinensis isolate JA03-04 unplaced genomic scaffold, rAnoCar3.1.pri scaffold_11, whole genome shotgun sequence DNA encoding:
- the mfap1 gene encoding microfibrillar-associated protein 1, producing MSGSSSALMKQPPIQSTAGAVPVRNEKGEISMEKVKVKRYVSGKRPDYAPMESSDEEEEEFQFIKKAKEQEQEPEEQEEELASDPRLRRLQNRISEDVEERLARHRKIVEPEVMGESDSEVEGEAWHVEREDTSEEEEEEVDDEEIERRRSMMRQRAEERKNEELEVMEVEDEGRSGEESESESEYEEYTDSEDETEPRLKPVFIRKQDRVTVQEREAETQKQKELELEAKRMAEERRKYTLKIVEEETKKELEENRRSLAALDALDTDDENDEEEYEAWKVRELKRIKRDREEREALEKEKAEIERVRNLTEEERRAELRANGKVITNKAVKGKYKFLQKYYHRGAFFMDEDEDVYKRDFSAPTLEDHFNKTILPKVMQVKNFGRSGRTKYTHLVDQDTTSFDSAWGQESAQNTKFFKQKAAGVRDVFDRPSAKKRKAT